GTGGTAACGCGCGAGGTGAACACCTTCGGATTCCGTATCTGCGGAGCATCCTTCTGCGAAGCGATGACCGCCTCCTCCCGTTCCGCCCCCGTTGTCCGCGCCGCCAGGCTGTCGAGCCGGATTTCGGCAACATCGCCGCCGTCCCGGCCGCGGATCACGTCGACGCTGTAGGGCAGGCCGATGCCGGCATCGGCCAGGTAACGCGTCAGCAGGGAGTCGTAGCGGGACAGGTTGAACTGGAGGGCCGTGAACGAAGGCATATACACCTCCTGATAAATATAACGGGTCTTGTCGCCGCGGCGCAGGGCGATATTCGTCCGCACCGTGTCGACCTTCGGCCTGAGGGAGATCACCTTGCCGGCAGTTCCGAGGTTCTCCACCGAGATCGCACCGATCATATCCGTCCTCACGGAGTCGATATTGCCCGTCGTCACGACCGACGTCCGGGTCTGCGACGTCCGGCGCCGGTTACCTATCAGCAGGTCGTCGTACGCCGCGCGGTTCATGGCGAGCGTCACCTTGCGCGAAAACTCCTCCGCACGGTCGGCATACATCCGCCACAGGCTCCACGCCTGCACGAGGGCCAGCGCCAGCAGGGCGCCGATCGCGCAGAACGAGATATTTCTGAAACGGTTCTTATCCACGGCCGAGGGGTTTATACCGCAAAAATACGAATAAAAACACTCCTGCCGCCGGCGTTAACATTATTTAACACTTCTTAACGCGGCATTAACCATCGCCCTTCGTTTTTCGGGGTAATATTGCACCGTAAACCAACACACCGAAGCCATGAAAACAAAACTCACCTTCCTTATCATCGCCGCCGCGCTGGCAGCCGCAACCGCAGGACGGGCGCAGACCGTCATCTCCTACTCGACCGACGGCGGGGCACAGGCCCTCGAAACGGGCGACATACCACAGACCGTGCTGGACACCGCCACGCTCGAAGTGAGCTACCGCATGGAGTGGCTGCGGCGCCCCGACAGAGAGAAGCCGATGCAGGATCTGCTGCTGTTGCAGGCCGGCGGGAAGGTTACGAAATTCTTCTCCTACAAGACGCTCCAGCGGGACTCGCTGCTGCGCATCACCCCGGCCGAGCAGGTGCTGGCCAACGTGGGCAACTTCAAGGGCGGCCTGGAGGCCGTCGTATTCCAGAACTACCCCGCAGGCGAGATGACCTGCACCGACAAGATCTCACGGGACAACATGCTCTACACCGAGCCGCTGCCCGAAATCGAGTGGACGCTCCGCGACGGGACGCGCGAGGTCATCGGTTACGACTGCCGCCGTGCGACCTGCCGCTTCCGCGGGCGCGATTACGAAGCCTGGTACACCGAGGAGCTCCCGCTCGCCACCGGCCCCTGGAAATTCCGCGGGCTGCCCGGACTGATCCTGGCCGTGAACGACACGGGCGACGACGGGGGCATCATCCGCTTCGAGGCGACCGGGATCCGCCGCGCCGAAGTTCCGGTGACGATGGCCGACCTGAACTACCTGACGACCTCACGCAAAAAATTCATGGCCACCGAGCGCAAATTCATGACCGACCCGATCGGCTACATGCAGGCCAATTCGAACATCAGGATCACGGTAAGGAACGAGGACGGGACGCCGCGCGAGGGTGCCGACCTGCTCCGCGAATACAATCCGCTGGAAACAGAATAGCCCCGCGGCGCGATGAAGTACCTGCTGACCCTGCTTTGGTTGCTGGGCGCAATCACCGCCCAGGCCCAGGAGTACACGGGCCACGTGGCCGACAAGGAGGACGGGGCGCCCGTCGCCGGGGCCATCGTCACGGCGCGGGACTCCCTGGGCAAGCCGCTGGGTTACACGACTACCTCGGCCTCGGGCGATTTCGTGCTCAGGCCGCGCGGGGACGGGACAACCGCGCAGCTCGACTTCTCGACGATGGGCTACCGCCGGCAGTCGGTTCCGGCCAACGCCGGGCGGATGCTCGTGCTGCTGACGCCCGAGACGACCGACATCCGCGAGGTGACGATCCGCGCCCCGCGGCTGAGCTTCCGGGGCGACACCGTAAGCTACAACGTGTCGCGCTTCACCGAGGCGCAAGACCGCTCGATCGCCGACGTACTGCGCAAGATGCCGGGCATCGAGGTGGCGAAATCGGGCGAGATACGCTACAACGGCCAGCCGATCAACAACTTTTACATCGAAGGGCTGGACATGCTCGACGGCCGTTACGGACAGGCGACCAACAACATCGCGCCGCAGGACGTGGCGAGCGTCGAAGTGATGGAGAACCACCAGCCGATCAAGGCGCTCAAGGACATCGTATTCAGCGACCGCGCAGCCATCAACCTCCGGCTGAAACCGCATGCCAAAGCCCGCTGGACGGGGACGCTGCGCGGCGGTGCGGGCTGGTCGCCGGCGTTGTGGAACGGCGCGCTCTTCGCCATGCGCATCGGTGCCCGGGGGCAGTCGATGGTCAACCTCAAAACCGACAACACAGGGCAAAACCCCTCGGCCGAGACCGAACGGCTTTCGGTCGAGGACATCCTCAACGGCGGAGCCAACGACTACAATCCCGCCGCACACCTTTCGGTCGGCACTTCGTCCGCGCCGCTCGACGATACACGCACGCGCTTCAACCGCTCGCACATGGCCGGGCTGAACAACCTGCGCAAACTCTCCGAGGACTACCAGCTCAGCAGCTCGCTCACTTGGGGTTACGACCGCCTGGCCTCGGATCGCGCCGCCCGGCAAAGCTGGTACCTGGCGGACGGCACGCGCGTGGACACCGAGCAGGAGTCGGCCGCTTCGTGCCGGCAACAGCTTTCGGCACGCATCGCACTGAAAGCCAACACCGAGCGGTTCTACATGCAGGAAAAACTCGAAGCTTCGCTGGCATGGAACGACATCCGTGCCGTGCTCTCGGGCAGCTACCCCAACCGCCAGCGTGCCGTGGCCCCGGCCTACGGCATCGAAAACGACCTGAAATATATCCGGCGCACCGGCACACGTTCGCTCACCGTCACCTCCTACCTGAAATACCTTACCCGCCCCCAGTCGCTCGATGTGGTGCGCGAAACGGGCAGCCAGCGGCAGACGATCGCCGACCGCGCTTTTTACATGAACCACAACGCGGCATTCGGCACGCAGGCCGGGCGGTTCGCCTTCGCCTTCAAAGGCGGAGTTTCGGCACTCTTCCGGGGGCTCGTAACAGACCTGACGGGCACCGGACTCGGGACAGGCACCGCGAACGCCCTTTCGGCCGGCTACGCGGGCGTCTACCTCCAGCCGGGCATCACCTACCGCTCGCAGCGGCTGCGGCTGACGCTCGACCTGCCGGCAGGTTACCGCCGCTATGGACTGCACGACAGGATCGACGGCAGCCGAACCCCGGCGGGCATTTTCACCTGGAAGCCCCGCTTCGCGGTGAAATGGAGCCCCACGGGACACCTTTCGCTTTCGGCATCGGGTACGGTCGGCCGCGACGCGGCGGACGACAGCCGCATAGGCAACGGCGCCGTCCTGCGCAACTACCGTTCGGTGCTCTGCGGCGTAAACGAATACCGGCAGGCGCTGCAACGCAGCCTCTCGGCAGGCATCGCCTACAAGAACCCGATCGGCGGGTTCTTCGCCAGCCTGCTCGCGGTACGTTCGTGGAACGACCTGCCGTTCCTGCCTGCGCAGCGCTTCGACGGCGACTATATCGTAAACTACTACGTGCGCAGCTCGAACCGCGTGCGGTCATGGTACCTGTCGGGCGACGTCAGCCAGAATATCGACGCCCTCAACGGTCAGGCAGGCCTGAACGTCGGCTACAACCTCAGCGGCACGGAACTGCTGCTGGAAGAGGTGCCGACCTCCTATGAAAATTCCACCCTGACCGTCGCGCCGCGTTTCAACTTCCGGTTCGCCGCCTGGGTAAACACCGAATACTGGCTGGAATACCGCTATACAACACTCTCCATCCGCGGCCGGGAGCCCGACGGGCGGCACGATTTCAACCAGCGGCTGACCGTAAACCTCGTACCGTCGAAGAAATGGGTAATCCAATTCACGGCGGAGCACTATTACTCGCAGCTTTCGGCCGACCGGAGCAAGCATCTGCTACTGGCCGACGCATCGCTGCGCTGGAAAATAAACGGGAAATGGGAAGCTACGGCGACCGCCGCAAACCTTTTCGGCCGCGAAGAATATGCCTATACGACCTTCGACGGAGTAAGCTCGGGCTCCTACCGCTATGCCATCCGCCCGCGCAATATCCTGCTGGGCGCAAGCTGGAAATTCTGACAACCGCCGCACGACGCAACGCCCGGGCCAGTCCGGGGCTTCCGGATCAGAAATTGCGCCCCGCGTCCCACCACAGGCGCGTCCCACCGTGGTCTCCGCCGCCGAGTTCCGCGACGAGCGCCGCATACTGCTCGGGATCGGACGTCGCCAGCGCGGCCGGGAACGGCAGCCGGCGGATCATCGTTTCGGTATCTATATAGCCCTTGCTGTGGTTCAGACGCACGGGGAACAGGCGAGGATATCCCGTCCGCCGCTGTTCGGCCCAGGCCTCGCACCCTTCGGGATACATGGCAATCCATTTTTGGGTGATGATCCGCTCGAGCTTCAGTTCGTCGTCCGCCGTCGCATCCCAGTGGGGCGACACGCGGCACCGGGCGGCAATGTCGTTCCCCGGGTCTACCGGATCGTGGTAATCGGCCGCCATGGCGTCGCTCTCCAGATAGTGTTCGGCCCCGGACAGCTGCCATTGCGTGAACGATGCCGCAACGCCGTTGCGGTAACAGAGCTCCGCATCTTCGTCCGTCCAGCCGCGCAATGCCGCTTCGGCACGCAGGAACCACACCTCGGCCGCCGTCATCAGGACGGCATCGGTATCCGTATCCACCGTAAGGCGGGAAAATGCCGCGTAATAATTATGCGAGAAACCCGTCCCCTGACGGATTCCATGGTATTGCCCCTTCAGGGCGACCGTCCCGTCGCCCGCATCGCCGGCAATGACCACGTCGCTGCCGCAGGGCTTGAAAAACTTTGGCAGCCGCGGATCCCCGTACCCGGTCAGGACGGATTCCATCGAAGCGTTCATGGCCGCCTCGTTCCAGTTCAGGTTGATCTCGCCCAGCGGATTGGAATAGGTACCCGAGGTCTTCACGGCGACATTCTCCATACTGGTCTCGATCACCCCTCCGGCCGCCTGCGCCGCCTTCCGGAATTCCGCACGGGCCTTTTCGGGCGCAGCAACGGCGATACGCACGGCAAGGCGCATGCGCAGGGAGTTGGCAAAACGGAGCCAGGCCGTATAGCTGCCGTCGAGCAGCAGGTCGAACCTGGAAAACCCGCCGGCCTCGGGCTGCTCCTCGACCCATGCCGCAAGAATGTCCGCCGCCTCGTCCAGGTCGTCGAAGAAACAACCGTAGACCTGCTGCTGGCTGTCGGGCACGTATTCGTTGCCGCGGTCGGCAAAATGGCTGTATATCACCGGCCCGTAGTAGTCCGTCACGCGGTGCATGGCCAGGACTTTGAGTATCTTCGTTATGGCATAGAACGGCGGCAACTTTTCGCGTGTCGTCTGCTCCAACTGGTAAATCTGGGGCATGACGTAGGAGTAGGTGAACTGCCACATGGCGCTGTTCCAGCCGTCCTGCAGGTTGTAATCGGAGTTGTGGCTGCCGCCCTGCAACGGTTTGGGATCGTGCATATAGCCCGAGAACATATCGGCATTGAGGTTCTGCGTCATCTGGAACGGCCAGTTCTTGCCCTTGCCGAAATCGTAGTTGAAATAAATCCCCTGCTGTACGATCTGCAGGCGGTATCCGAAGCCGTTGTCGTCGGCCTCGAGATCCTCATCCGAAATCCCCGAGAGGTCGTCGTTCATATCCCGGAAATTTCCCGTGCAGGCCCCCCAAAAGGCTGTGCAGAATCCGGCGAACAGATATATGTAAAAACGCTTCATGATACTCAGAACTCCAGTTTTATGTTGAAGCCGATGCTCCGTACGGTCGGCATGCCGTAGACGTCGATCCCCTGGTTGTCGTTGCCCGTCGAAAGGACGAGGTCGGGATCGAACGGCGCGGCGTTGTAGATAAAGAAAAGGTTGCGCGCCACCAGCGACACGGTCATGCCGCTGAATACCCGTGTGCGGCGCATCAGGCGCTGCGGCAACGCGTAGGACACCGCCAGTTCGCGGAGCCGGATATTCGTCGCATCGTACATGTAATACTCGGTCACGCCTGCGCGGCCGCCGACCAGTTTGTAAAAACCCTTCACGTCGTCGATCCGCTGCCCTTCGAGCATCACGCAGCCCCGGTCGCGGGCATCGGCCGTCGCGGCCGACACCCCGTAGGAATCCATGTCGGCCATCGTCTGTGACAAGAGCCGTCCGCCATAGCGGCAGTCCAGCAGCACGGACAGCGACATCCCCTTATAAGAGAACGTGTTGCCCCAGGAGAGCGAGAACACGGGATTGGCATTGCCGACCTTCACCGTATTGCCGTCGCCCACGGTGCGGGGCAACCCTGCGGAATCGCCTTCGGCCTCGTAGACGATCCTCCCCATTGCGTCGCGCTCGAACGCCCGCCCGTAAATATCGCCGATCGAACCGCCCTCGATGAGTTTCATGGCATAGGACGATGAAAAACTCGACGGGCCGTAGACATATTCGCGCAGCTCGTCGTGGAGTTTTATCACGCGGTTCCTGTTATGTGCGAAATTCACCGTCGACTGCCAGGTCAGCGCACCGCCGTAGACCGGGTAGGCACTCAGCGACACTTCGACCCCCTGGTTCTCGATATTGCCCGCATTCTCGTAACGGTAGGCGTACGCCTCGCCCGAAAGGGCCGGAAGTTTGAAGAACTGATTGTGCGTATTGGTCTTGTAGTAGGTCAGGTTGATGCCCAGCCTGTCGTCGAGGAACCGCCATTCGAGCCCCGCCTCGAGGGCGTTGGTCATCTCCGGTTTGAGGTCGGTGCCGGGGGCGGCGTCGGCGGCATTGATGCCCCCGCCGGCCGTAACGTGCGATTTGGGGTTGGTGATGAACATGGGGATGTCGTTCCCCACGCGGCTCCATGTCAGGCGAACC
This Alistipes onderdonkii DNA region includes the following protein-coding sequences:
- a CDS encoding GLPGLI family protein, with the protein product MKTKLTFLIIAAALAAATAGRAQTVISYSTDGGAQALETGDIPQTVLDTATLEVSYRMEWLRRPDREKPMQDLLLLQAGGKVTKFFSYKTLQRDSLLRITPAEQVLANVGNFKGGLEAVVFQNYPAGEMTCTDKISRDNMLYTEPLPEIEWTLRDGTREVIGYDCRRATCRFRGRDYEAWYTEELPLATGPWKFRGLPGLILAVNDTGDDGGIIRFEATGIRRAEVPVTMADLNYLTTSRKKFMATERKFMTDPIGYMQANSNIRITVRNEDGTPREGADLLREYNPLETE
- a CDS encoding TonB-dependent receptor produces the protein MKYLLTLLWLLGAITAQAQEYTGHVADKEDGAPVAGAIVTARDSLGKPLGYTTTSASGDFVLRPRGDGTTAQLDFSTMGYRRQSVPANAGRMLVLLTPETTDIREVTIRAPRLSFRGDTVSYNVSRFTEAQDRSIADVLRKMPGIEVAKSGEIRYNGQPINNFYIEGLDMLDGRYGQATNNIAPQDVASVEVMENHQPIKALKDIVFSDRAAINLRLKPHAKARWTGTLRGGAGWSPALWNGALFAMRIGARGQSMVNLKTDNTGQNPSAETERLSVEDILNGGANDYNPAAHLSVGTSSAPLDDTRTRFNRSHMAGLNNLRKLSEDYQLSSSLTWGYDRLASDRAARQSWYLADGTRVDTEQESAASCRQQLSARIALKANTERFYMQEKLEASLAWNDIRAVLSGSYPNRQRAVAPAYGIENDLKYIRRTGTRSLTVTSYLKYLTRPQSLDVVRETGSQRQTIADRAFYMNHNAAFGTQAGRFAFAFKGGVSALFRGLVTDLTGTGLGTGTANALSAGYAGVYLQPGITYRSQRLRLTLDLPAGYRRYGLHDRIDGSRTPAGIFTWKPRFAVKWSPTGHLSLSASGTVGRDAADDSRIGNGAVLRNYRSVLCGVNEYRQALQRSLSAGIAYKNPIGGFFASLLAVRSWNDLPFLPAQRFDGDYIVNYYVRSSNRVRSWYLSGDVSQNIDALNGQAGLNVGYNLSGTELLLEEVPTSYENSTLTVAPRFNFRFAAWVNTEYWLEYRYTTLSIRGREPDGRHDFNQRLTVNLVPSKKWVIQFTAEHYYSQLSADRSKHLLLADASLRWKINGKWEATATAANLFGREEYAYTTFDGVSSGSYRYAIRPRNILLGASWKF
- a CDS encoding SusD/RagB family nutrient-binding outer membrane lipoprotein, which codes for MKRFYIYLFAGFCTAFWGACTGNFRDMNDDLSGISDEDLEADDNGFGYRLQIVQQGIYFNYDFGKGKNWPFQMTQNLNADMFSGYMHDPKPLQGGSHNSDYNLQDGWNSAMWQFTYSYVMPQIYQLEQTTREKLPPFYAITKILKVLAMHRVTDYYGPVIYSHFADRGNEYVPDSQQQVYGCFFDDLDEAADILAAWVEEQPEAGGFSRFDLLLDGSYTAWLRFANSLRMRLAVRIAVAAPEKARAEFRKAAQAAGGVIETSMENVAVKTSGTYSNPLGEINLNWNEAAMNASMESVLTGYGDPRLPKFFKPCGSDVVIAGDAGDGTVALKGQYHGIRQGTGFSHNYYAAFSRLTVDTDTDAVLMTAAEVWFLRAEAALRGWTDEDAELCYRNGVAASFTQWQLSGAEHYLESDAMAADYHDPVDPGNDIAARCRVSPHWDATADDELKLERIITQKWIAMYPEGCEAWAEQRRTGYPRLFPVRLNHSKGYIDTETMIRRLPFPAALATSDPEQYAALVAELGGGDHGGTRLWWDAGRNF